Proteins encoded together in one Betaproteobacteria bacterium window:
- a CDS encoding MFS transporter: protein MFGWMRDLTSRERKTMSGCFGGWALDAFDMQVYSFVIPTLLTVWGISKGQAGTLGTVTLLMSAAGGWVAGMLSDRYGRVRVLQWTILWFAFFTFLCGFAQDFGQLFLFRALQGLGFGGEWAAGAVLMGEVIRDKYRGRAVGFVQSGYAIGWGGAALLYTALFALLPETLAWRMLFWIGLAPALLVVWVRRNVEEPELFHAHRANRAPVGLSHLFVAFRPQYLPTTIKATLMITGAQGGVYCLITWMPTYLKVAKQLTTTGTGAYLLVHILGAFCGFIAGALLSDAVGRKRTFLISACGSIVLILVYMFAPIDNSTVFLLGFPLGFFALMMFSPMGPFLSELYPTEVRATCQGFCYNAGRAVGAVFPALVGFLAERMPLGTAMGLYAFGAYALMMLSLIMLPETRGRSLDAIGVETGRT, encoded by the coding sequence ATGTTCGGCTGGATGCGGGACCTCACGTCGCGTGAGCGCAAGACGATGTCCGGATGCTTCGGCGGCTGGGCGCTCGACGCCTTCGACATGCAGGTCTACAGCTTCGTCATCCCCACGCTGCTGACCGTATGGGGCATCTCCAAGGGGCAGGCCGGCACGCTGGGCACCGTTACGCTGCTGATGTCCGCGGCGGGCGGCTGGGTGGCGGGCATGCTGAGCGATCGCTACGGCCGCGTCCGCGTCCTGCAGTGGACGATCCTCTGGTTCGCCTTCTTCACCTTTCTTTGCGGATTCGCGCAGGACTTCGGCCAGCTCTTCCTCTTTCGTGCGCTGCAGGGCCTGGGTTTCGGCGGCGAGTGGGCGGCAGGCGCAGTGCTGATGGGCGAAGTGATCCGCGACAAGTACCGCGGACGCGCAGTCGGGTTCGTCCAGAGCGGATATGCGATCGGATGGGGGGGCGCGGCCCTGCTCTACACCGCGCTCTTCGCTCTGCTGCCGGAGACCCTCGCCTGGAGGATGCTCTTCTGGATCGGGCTCGCCCCAGCGCTGCTGGTCGTGTGGGTGCGACGTAACGTGGAGGAGCCGGAACTCTTCCACGCGCATCGCGCCAACCGGGCGCCCGTCGGCCTATCGCACCTGTTCGTTGCCTTCCGGCCCCAGTACCTGCCCACCACGATCAAGGCCACGCTGATGATCACGGGTGCCCAGGGCGGCGTGTATTGCCTCATCACCTGGATGCCCACCTACCTCAAGGTCGCCAAGCAGCTCACGACGACCGGCACCGGCGCCTATCTCCTGGTGCACATCCTCGGCGCGTTCTGCGGCTTCATCGCCGGCGCCCTGCTCTCCGATGCCGTGGGACGCAAGCGGACGTTCCTCATTTCGGCGTGCGGGTCGATCGTGCTGATTCTCGTCTACATGTTCGCGCCCATCGACAACAGCACGGTGTTCCTGCTCGGCTTTCCGCTTGGATTCTTCGCGCTGATGATGTTCTCGCCCATGGGACCCTTCCTTTCGGAGCTGTATCCGACGGAAGTGCGCGCGACCTGCCAGGGCTTCTGCTACAACGCGGGCCGCGCCGTGGGAGCGGTGTTTCCCGCGCTCGTCGGGTTTCTCGCCGAGCGCATGCCGCTCGGAACGGCCATGGGCTTGTACGCATTCGGCGCCTATGCGCTCATGATGCTGAGTCTGATCATGCTGCCCGAGACACGCGGCAGATCGCTGGATGCCATCGGCGTCGAGACAGGCCGCACCTGA
- a CDS encoding alpha/beta hydrolase — protein sequence MAFVSTPTGRIHYEVFDAVAPWYSSPETVLFQHGIGAHPGIWSEWLPALVDRYRVVRFDMRGSGRSTIPGPGFDWSLSVLADDLLTVADATDTQRFHVVGESMGGTIALHVALEHASRVASLTISNGADVGSPIRRVQEWARQMDEGGVEAWSEGMMADRFHPDAIDGARRDWYARQQASWNRNSILDALQVLRDTNLRARLPEIRCPVLLMHGDGSPFIPVGVMAEMHAALTDSRLQVFAHAKHGLPFSHARVCSAALRAFLDSVTGDAPS from the coding sequence ATGGCCTTCGTCTCCACACCCACCGGTCGGATTCACTACGAAGTCTTCGACGCCGTCGCCCCGTGGTACTCCTCGCCCGAGACAGTGTTGTTCCAGCACGGCATCGGGGCACACCCCGGCATCTGGTCGGAGTGGCTGCCTGCGCTCGTCGACCGCTATCGCGTCGTTCGCTTCGACATGCGAGGGTCCGGACGTTCCACGATTCCGGGGCCGGGCTTCGACTGGTCTCTGTCCGTTCTCGCGGACGATCTTCTGACGGTCGCAGACGCAACGGACACGCAGCGCTTTCATGTCGTCGGCGAGTCGATGGGAGGCACCATCGCACTGCATGTGGCGCTCGAGCATGCCTCGAGAGTGGCCAGCCTCACCATCAGCAATGGCGCGGATGTCGGGTCACCCATCCGCCGCGTTCAGGAATGGGCAAGGCAGATGGACGAAGGGGGGGTCGAGGCATGGTCGGAAGGCATGATGGCAGACAGGTTCCATCCGGACGCGATCGACGGTGCGAGGCGGGACTGGTATGCCCGCCAACAGGCCTCCTGGAACAGGAATTCCATCCTGGATGCGTTGCAGGTCCTGCGCGACACCAATCTCAGAGCGCGTCTGCCAGAAATCCGGTGTCCCGTCCTGCTCATGCACGGCGACGGCAGCCCGTTCATCCCGGTCGGTGTGATGGCCGAGATGCACGCAGCCCTGACGGATTCCCGCCTTCAGGTGTTCGCCCACGCAAAGCACGGTCTGCCGTTCTCGCATGCGCGGGTGTGCTCCGCGGCCTTGCGGGCTTTTCTCGATTCGGTGACCGGGGATGCGCCCAGCTGA
- a CDS encoding 1-pyrroline-5-carboxylate dehydrogenase has protein sequence MLQRLFSTTVYVRIYENRIVVKGLDLNPQPVTVRPVNPFTTRRLLVGELGIAEAALKEALRQVCAGRLFVPQPVMVMHPMERTEGGLSEIEERTFVELAMDTGARKAIVWVGGELSDTEVRQRAGTA, from the coding sequence ATGCTGCAAAGGCTCTTCTCCACCACGGTCTATGTCAGGATCTACGAGAACCGGATCGTGGTGAAGGGGCTGGATTTGAACCCGCAACCGGTGACGGTCCGGCCTGTCAATCCATTCACCACGCGCCGCCTGCTGGTAGGTGAGCTAGGCATCGCCGAAGCCGCGCTGAAGGAGGCCCTCAGGCAAGTCTGCGCTGGCAGACTCTTCGTTCCGCAGCCCGTGATGGTCATGCATCCCATGGAACGCACGGAGGGTGGCCTGTCGGAAATCGAGGAAAGGACATTCGTCGAATTGGCCATGGACACGGGAGCCCGGAAAGCGATCGTTTGGGTGGGCGGCGAGCTGTCGGACACGGAGGTACGTCAGCGCGCCGGCACCGCCTGA